In Persicimonas caeni, a single window of DNA contains:
- a CDS encoding IS3 family transposase gives MIAEAVSHGARQAQACRTLGISERTIQRWRKDPQAEDARQGPHSRCAHALTDEERAQVVAIATGREFCDVSPRQIVCSLADRGEYVASESTFYRVLREEKMMTHRQPSRPPKPRPKPELVAASPGQVWVWDITYLPTQVRGRFVYLYWIMDLFSRKIVGFSVEDQESMELSSRLIEKTILAEQVEASGLCIHADNGAAMKGSTLLATLERLEVAASFSRPGVSNDNPHCESSFRTLKYRPGYPKKPLDGVHEWSEWVEAFVRWYNTEHYHSGIGWVTPEQRHAGEDVELLQRRQKLYEQARQKNPARWSRRPRGWTRPEEVRLAPLNLQET, from the coding sequence ATGATCGCAGAGGCGGTCTCCCACGGCGCGCGTCAGGCCCAGGCCTGTCGGACCCTGGGCATCAGCGAGCGCACCATACAGCGGTGGCGAAAAGACCCGCAGGCCGAGGACGCTCGCCAGGGACCCCACAGTCGGTGTGCGCACGCGCTCACCGACGAGGAGCGAGCACAGGTGGTCGCCATCGCCACAGGTCGTGAATTCTGTGATGTGAGCCCCCGGCAGATCGTATGCAGCCTGGCCGACCGGGGCGAGTATGTCGCCAGCGAGTCGACATTTTACCGCGTGTTGCGCGAAGAGAAGATGATGACCCACCGCCAGCCAAGCCGGCCGCCGAAGCCCAGGCCGAAGCCCGAATTAGTGGCCGCCAGCCCCGGCCAGGTCTGGGTGTGGGATATCACATACTTGCCCACCCAGGTACGCGGCCGGTTTGTCTACCTTTACTGGATCATGGACTTGTTCAGCCGCAAGATCGTCGGCTTTAGCGTCGAAGACCAAGAATCGATGGAGCTGTCGAGCCGCCTCATTGAAAAGACGATCCTCGCCGAACAGGTCGAGGCGAGCGGACTTTGCATCCACGCCGACAACGGGGCTGCGATGAAGGGCTCGACGCTTCTGGCGACGCTGGAGCGCCTGGAGGTGGCCGCTTCGTTTAGCCGCCCGGGCGTCTCCAACGACAACCCTCACTGCGAATCGAGCTTTCGCACGCTCAAATACCGGCCTGGCTACCCCAAAAAGCCGCTCGACGGCGTGCATGAATGGTCTGAGTGGGTCGAGGCGTTTGTCCGCTGGTACAACACCGAGCACTATCACAGCGGGATCGGCTGGGTGACCCCCGAGCAGCGCCACGCGGGCGAAGACGTCGAGCTGCTACAAAGACGCCAAAAGCTCTATGAACAGGCGCGCCAAAAGAATCCCGCACGCTGGAGTCGAAGGCCGCGAGGATGGACGCGCCCCGAAGAGGTGCGGCTTGCGCCGCTCAATTTACAAGAGACGTAG
- a CDS encoding 5-methylcytosine restriction system specificity protein McrC: MPDVVIEQGERTIILDAKYKSHWEELDLYGWHSVRDYVRDAHRNDILQVLAYANLSEAKHVTTCLIYPCRRETWASLDERERVAHRAEVPVGQRRLDVVLAAVPMDVVAGDKVLERALRFP; this comes from the coding sequence GTGCCCGACGTCGTCATCGAGCAGGGCGAGCGCACGATCATCCTCGACGCGAAGTACAAATCGCACTGGGAGGAGCTCGACCTGTACGGGTGGCACTCGGTGCGCGACTACGTGCGCGACGCCCATCGAAACGACATCTTGCAGGTGCTCGCCTATGCGAATCTGTCGGAGGCCAAGCACGTGACGACGTGTTTGATATACCCCTGCAGGCGCGAGACGTGGGCCTCGCTCGACGAGCGCGAGCGGGTGGCGCATCGGGCGGAGGTGCCGGTGGGGCAGAGGCGCCTGGATGTGGTACTCGCGGCCGTGCCGATGGATGTTGTAGCTGGCGACAAGGTACTCGAGCGGGCGCTTCGGTTTCCCTAG
- a CDS encoding excalibur calcium-binding domain-containing protein, whose product MRISFLVTCSILSLCSLTLAPAASAQDDKSDDEVVCSYDAYNCGDFSSCTQVMRVFEACESDVHKLDRDKDGVPCEALCD is encoded by the coding sequence ATGCGCATTAGCTTTCTCGTAACCTGCAGCATCCTCTCGCTCTGCTCCCTCACCCTGGCCCCTGCTGCCAGTGCGCAGGACGACAAATCCGACGACGAGGTCGTCTGCTCCTATGACGCCTACAACTGCGGGGACTTCAGCTCGTGCACCCAGGTGATGCGGGTTTTCGAGGCCTGTGAGAGTGACGTACATAAGCTCGACCGTGACAAGGATGGGGTGCCGTGCGAGGCGTTGTGTGACTAA
- a CDS encoding VOC family protein, with protein sequence MQQITFLQVDDLTRTDDFYGNHLGLEMVLDQGACHIYRVGEDAFLGFCDHKDGPAPNGIIVTLVRDDVDAFCAQLEEAGVEIESGPKANERFQIYQAFVRDPDGYLIEIQRFDDPRWPQT encoded by the coding sequence ATGCAGCAGATCACGTTTCTTCAGGTCGACGACCTGACACGCACCGACGATTTTTACGGCAATCATCTGGGCCTCGAGATGGTGCTCGACCAGGGCGCGTGCCACATCTATCGCGTCGGCGAAGATGCCTTTCTGGGATTTTGCGACCACAAGGACGGACCGGCGCCCAACGGCATCATCGTGACGCTGGTGCGCGACGACGTCGACGCCTTCTGCGCGCAGCTCGAAGAGGCCGGCGTGGAAATCGAATCGGGACCCAAAGCCAACGAGCGCTTCCAGATCTACCAGGCCTTCGTTCGCGATCCGGACGGCTACCTCATCGAGATTCAACGCTTCGACGACCCGCGTTGGCCACAAACATGA
- a CDS encoding serine/threonine-protein kinase, protein MAGRRDAYRLESKPLSTGGQAEIFRAEVKKTGEQVALKRFFRGASRERSRREIDVLQNFDHPNIIKVLDFDSDDYNWYVMPLADGSLAKIGPNLDPRYELVDLTQDLLDGLEAAHSVGVVHRDLNPRNILRFTEDAGPRWVVADWGLVRRPLGQTTVQETKPNGTFGTEGFSAPESYKDAHNLDQRADIYALGRVIAWALTAEWPVPNIAVEVTGPWQEFVSQTTALAREERPATVEEVRGLLRLVQQKLDEPRESSSTQWEQVEWDDAWIPSAEVHLRPDAWEVLEEVAGSICKRFECEKSTLFPYARLAPGGAVHLLLQRAETQTYEGVEFTAGEWFRVAEGALSPLGPQVLFELGNLLGEERVDCIFRQRVKEIPAKAGVLDGWSIIVGAFSKSNEGAVRTLFRCLTLSEAKQVNHWCSQNGIRLPIDDIRNFSMNEEAVELDID, encoded by the coding sequence ATGGCGGGCAGACGTGACGCGTATCGCTTGGAATCAAAACCGCTTAGCACGGGGGGGCAAGCGGAGATTTTTCGTGCGGAGGTTAAGAAAACAGGGGAGCAAGTTGCTCTCAAGCGATTTTTTCGTGGAGCATCAAGAGAGCGGAGCCGTCGGGAAATCGATGTACTCCAGAACTTCGACCATCCAAATATTATAAAGGTGCTCGACTTCGATTCTGATGATTACAACTGGTACGTGATGCCCTTGGCTGATGGTTCGCTGGCAAAAATCGGCCCGAATCTCGATCCTCGATATGAACTCGTGGATCTTACTCAAGATTTACTTGACGGCTTAGAGGCCGCCCATTCAGTGGGGGTGGTTCATCGCGATCTCAATCCGCGGAATATCCTAAGGTTTACAGAAGATGCGGGTCCGCGGTGGGTTGTTGCGGACTGGGGGCTGGTACGACGCCCGCTGGGCCAAACAACGGTGCAGGAAACTAAACCGAACGGTACGTTCGGAACCGAGGGCTTCAGTGCGCCTGAATCATATAAGGACGCTCATAATCTAGATCAACGGGCGGATATCTACGCACTGGGTCGTGTGATTGCGTGGGCGCTGACAGCTGAGTGGCCCGTCCCTAATATAGCCGTCGAAGTGACCGGCCCTTGGCAAGAGTTTGTATCGCAAACCACGGCCCTGGCTCGTGAGGAGCGACCAGCTACCGTTGAAGAGGTTCGCGGCCTTCTTCGGCTAGTACAGCAAAAGCTGGATGAGCCACGCGAGAGTAGCTCAACGCAGTGGGAGCAGGTGGAGTGGGACGATGCCTGGATTCCGAGTGCGGAGGTCCATTTGCGCCCTGACGCGTGGGAGGTTCTGGAGGAGGTCGCGGGCTCGATTTGTAAGCGTTTCGAGTGCGAGAAGTCTACGCTGTTCCCGTATGCGCGACTTGCTCCAGGCGGAGCGGTACATCTCTTGCTTCAACGGGCGGAAACGCAGACGTACGAGGGCGTTGAGTTCACAGCTGGTGAGTGGTTTCGAGTCGCTGAGGGAGCGCTAAGCCCACTTGGACCGCAGGTTCTTTTCGAGTTAGGTAATCTTCTCGGCGAGGAGAGAGTCGATTGTATCTTCCGCCAGCGCGTCAAAGAGATCCCAGCGAAAGCTGGTGTACTAGATGGGTGGTCAATCATTGTCGGTGCCTTCTCAAAGTCAAATGAGGGGGCTGTGAGGACGCTGTTTCGATGTTTGACGTTGAGCGAAGCTAAACAGGTCAATCACTGGTGCAGTCAGAATGGCATCCGTCTCCCCATCGACGACATTCGAAACTTCTCAATGAATGAAGAGGCGGTCGAGCTCGACATCGACTGA
- a CDS encoding class I SAM-dependent methyltransferase, producing the protein MDDVHYYNALAEELAERYESVSFETVHDKIVEHLPKHRAQVLDVGAGSGRDAAALAARGHDVVAVEPADRLRERAQTLHPDKSIHWVADSLPALQKVYELGDHYDLILLSAVWMHLRPEERDRAMRKLAGLLNPGGKIVITTRSVGFSGRRTLYRVDPDELAGRAQDHGLEVVMTHASDDVLGREDVNWSTLVFQSTDDGTEALPILRNIIVNDAKTATYKLGLLRTLLRIAAGARGLVEIRDDGTVRVPMGLVCLFWLKNYWEPITRGMAQHRHQGTQAAFRGEVEDLAQQLSLYDLRFGAKFTGDRAQLLHTTLKKIRKSLGSSGPLRHITYLESDVPIFRYANERLSSTARAVELTPAYLESFGEVIVPAHIFHAMARFWVWIEPTVLDEWTRMMRGIDGNAPHTVDDYAAALAWAGEDPRDTKQVAGIVTELTRSGPIDGVWTGRPIKRRDQCEIDHCIPYSRWFNNSLWNLLPATVTANQKKGDKLPAPDLLEVARPRIVGWWERAYLDGAPQLRDTFVCEADASLPGTNLSADGVDLEVIYGAMDRQIRRMRRDQQIASWAG; encoded by the coding sequence ATGGACGACGTACACTACTACAACGCCCTGGCCGAAGAGCTCGCCGAGCGCTACGAGAGCGTCAGCTTCGAGACGGTCCACGATAAGATTGTCGAGCATCTACCCAAGCACCGAGCCCAGGTGCTCGACGTGGGGGCAGGCTCCGGGCGCGATGCGGCCGCGCTTGCTGCTCGCGGCCACGACGTCGTCGCCGTCGAGCCCGCGGACCGGCTTCGCGAGCGCGCCCAGACGCTTCACCCCGACAAGAGCATCCACTGGGTCGCCGACTCGCTGCCCGCCCTGCAAAAGGTCTACGAGCTCGGCGACCACTACGACCTCATCTTGCTGAGCGCCGTGTGGATGCACCTTCGCCCCGAGGAGCGCGACCGCGCCATGCGAAAGCTCGCCGGGCTGCTCAACCCGGGCGGCAAGATCGTCATCACCACCCGAAGCGTCGGCTTCTCGGGCCGGCGCACGCTGTACCGCGTCGACCCCGACGAGCTCGCCGGCCGCGCCCAAGACCACGGGCTCGAGGTCGTCATGACCCATGCGTCCGACGACGTGCTCGGCCGCGAGGACGTCAACTGGTCGACGCTGGTGTTCCAGTCGACCGACGACGGCACCGAGGCGCTGCCGATCCTTCGAAACATCATCGTCAACGACGCCAAGACCGCCACCTACAAGCTCGGGCTTTTGCGCACCCTGCTTCGCATCGCCGCCGGCGCCCGCGGCCTGGTCGAGATCCGCGACGACGGCACCGTACGCGTGCCGATGGGGCTGGTGTGTCTGTTCTGGCTCAAGAACTACTGGGAGCCCATCACCCGCGGCATGGCCCAGCACCGCCACCAGGGCACCCAGGCCGCCTTCCGCGGCGAGGTCGAAGACCTGGCCCAACAGCTCTCGCTCTACGACCTGCGCTTCGGCGCGAAGTTCACCGGCGACCGCGCCCAACTGCTGCACACGACGCTCAAAAAGATCCGCAAGTCGCTCGGCTCGAGCGGCCCCTTGCGCCACATCACCTACCTCGAGAGCGACGTCCCCATCTTTCGGTACGCCAACGAGCGCCTGTCGAGCACGGCCCGCGCCGTCGAGCTCACCCCCGCCTACCTCGAGAGCTTCGGCGAGGTCATCGTCCCCGCCCACATCTTCCACGCGATGGCGCGCTTCTGGGTGTGGATCGAGCCCACGGTGCTCGACGAATGGACCCGCATGATGCGCGGCATCGACGGCAACGCCCCCCACACCGTCGACGACTACGCCGCCGCGCTCGCCTGGGCCGGCGAGGACCCGCGCGATACCAAGCAAGTCGCGGGCATCGTCACCGAGCTGACCCGCAGCGGACCCATCGACGGCGTGTGGACCGGCCGCCCCATCAAGCGCCGCGACCAGTGCGAGATCGACCACTGCATCCCCTACAGCCGCTGGTTCAACAACTCGCTGTGGAACCTGCTGCCGGCGACGGTCACGGCGAACCAGAAGAAGGGCGACAAGCTGCCGGCGCCCGACCTGCTCGAGGTGGCGCGGCCGCGGATTGTAGGGTGGTGGGAGCGGGCGTATCTGGACGGCGCGCCGCAGCTTCGCGACACGTTCGTGTGCGAGGCGGACGCGTCACTGCCCGGGACGAATTTGTCGGCGGATGGCGTCGACCTGGAGGTCATCTACGGGGCGATGGACCGGCAGATTCGCCGGATGCGCCGCGACCAGCAGATTGCGTCGTGGGCTGGGTAG
- a CDS encoding PGN_0703 family putative restriction endonuclease: protein MTFDALLERYHALENVDARSFQPRIFNNLLSSQPLCFNLFGELQQNLELATEVFRTLAEGRMNDAARASMPLERTGR, encoded by the coding sequence ATGACCTTCGATGCACTCCTCGAGCGCTACCACGCCCTCGAAAACGTCGATGCCCGTAGCTTCCAGCCGCGCATCTTCAACAACCTGCTGTCGAGCCAGCCACTTTGCTTCAACCTGTTCGGGGAGCTGCAGCAGAACCTCGAGCTCGCTACCGAGGTGTTTCGCACGCTTGCGGAAGGGCGCATGAACGACGCAGCCCGGGCTTCAATGCCACTCGAACGAACAGGTCGATAG
- a CDS encoding transposase — MSPYPKELKERLVRRMLDEKISPESLAELSGVGKTTLWRWRKAALDGALRAEAKPESAPERRSSAEKLRLVMAAEALEGKEFGAFLREEGVHTSDLRRWRAQMYEGLDGRTRAKKEATQKLRQAQRDKRELESELRRKEAALAETAALLVLSKKARRLWGDEDAPMIGKSDKSSST, encoded by the coding sequence ATGAGTCCATATCCTAAAGAGCTAAAAGAGCGTCTTGTTCGACGGATGCTCGACGAAAAGATCAGCCCGGAGAGCCTGGCCGAGCTGAGCGGCGTGGGCAAGACGACGCTTTGGCGGTGGAGAAAGGCGGCGCTCGATGGTGCCTTGCGTGCTGAGGCAAAGCCAGAGTCGGCACCCGAGAGACGCTCTTCGGCCGAAAAGCTGCGTCTTGTGATGGCCGCCGAGGCGCTCGAGGGCAAGGAGTTTGGCGCTTTCCTGCGCGAGGAAGGAGTGCATACAAGCGACCTTCGACGCTGGAGAGCGCAGATGTACGAGGGGCTTGATGGACGCACCAGGGCCAAGAAGGAGGCCACCCAGAAGCTGCGCCAGGCCCAACGGGACAAGCGCGAACTCGAAAGCGAGCTTCGCCGAAAGGAGGCCGCGCTGGCCGAGACGGCCGCCTTGTTGGTGCTCTCAAAAAAGGCGCGCCGGTTGTGGGGGGACGAGGACGCTCCCATGATCGGCAAGAGCGACAAGTCATCCTCGACATGA
- a CDS encoding HamA C-terminal domain-containing protein produces MSLSEQIDVDFEQLRVQFDAFMDTLYVVRDHFNIPPEKDHVATCISYADLQEMREEFVVELVNCIEDFVYSKAKQTEMLALFEKKRSERAASRHLFRHCVKKFRVSSVKGQFSELLLSNLIQYFFKAVPLLRKMKITTNPELERNGADAIHIGRRGDKFILYIGEAKTYDRKSGGLRDALTDAVGDLIQHHYKNHRRELDLYVYDEFLPPELEAVAQGYQSGEATNIEVHLVCIVTYDEKNSWNGATRQEILDSVIDSIWSQTQRAKSWKVFESIPTNLIPRINYILFPVQEMDDLLNMFKQELGV; encoded by the coding sequence GTGAGCCTGTCGGAACAAATCGATGTGGATTTCGAGCAGCTTAGAGTTCAGTTTGATGCTTTTATGGATACGCTGTACGTCGTGCGGGACCATTTTAATATACCTCCAGAAAAGGACCACGTCGCGACGTGCATCTCCTATGCTGACCTTCAGGAAATGCGCGAGGAGTTTGTTGTAGAGTTGGTTAACTGCATCGAGGACTTTGTGTATTCGAAGGCTAAGCAAACGGAAATGCTGGCACTCTTTGAAAAAAAACGAAGTGAGCGAGCTGCATCGAGGCACCTGTTCCGGCACTGCGTGAAGAAATTCCGCGTCAGCAGCGTAAAGGGGCAGTTTTCAGAATTATTACTGAGCAACTTAATACAGTACTTCTTTAAAGCGGTTCCGCTTCTGAGAAAAATGAAAATCACCACGAACCCGGAGCTTGAGCGCAACGGAGCAGACGCCATCCATATTGGCCGACGTGGTGACAAGTTTATTCTGTATATTGGTGAGGCGAAAACGTACGACCGAAAGTCGGGAGGCTTACGAGACGCGCTTACTGATGCTGTTGGCGACTTGATTCAACATCATTACAAGAATCACAGGCGAGAGCTCGACTTGTATGTTTACGATGAGTTTCTTCCGCCAGAATTGGAAGCGGTTGCACAAGGCTATCAGAGCGGCGAGGCTACGAATATCGAGGTGCACCTCGTCTGCATAGTGACCTACGATGAGAAAAACTCTTGGAATGGCGCAACTCGGCAAGAGATTCTTGACTCGGTGATTGATTCGATTTGGAGCCAAACTCAGCGGGCGAAGTCTTGGAAAGTGTTTGAGTCCATTCCGACTAATCTTATCCCGCGGATTAACTATATCCTGTTTCCCGTTCAAGAGATGGACGATCTGTTGAACATGTTTAAGCAGGAGTTGGGGGTATAG
- a CDS encoding UvrD-helicase domain-containing protein, translated as MFGGETASPFRSPTLTERCYLDYSRIQHDAVKALDDPDDPIRLHAQKLLADRIRYVIVDEYQAVNPLHEALIRRLYGLGTNICEVVDEARLRELWKTARVVSRTTIRRESRRYHRPTGARRSRRRRS; from the coding sequence TTGTTCGGAGGTGAAACGGCCTCCCCGTTTAGATCACCGACTCTCACCGAGCGCTGCTACCTCGATTACTCGCGCATCCAGCACGACGCGGTGAAGGCGCTCGACGACCCCGACGACCCCATCAGGCTGCACGCCCAAAAGCTTCTGGCCGACCGCATCCGGTACGTCATTGTCGACGAGTACCAGGCCGTCAACCCGCTGCATGAGGCCCTGATTCGCCGCCTCTACGGACTCGGGACGAACATCTGCGAGGTTGTCGACGAAGCGAGGCTGCGAGAGCTGTGGAAGACTGCGCGCGTCGTCAGTCGCACAACGATTCGCAGGGAATCTCGTCGTTATCACCGTCCAACCGGTGCACGTCGGTCCCGCAGGCGTCGAAGCTAG
- a CDS encoding DEAD/DEAH box helicase, whose protein sequence is MVDDGYDPVEGTFSSLGSLFAEVDVGRRLLQHEVRVAGRQNITLSSFQRRLWKAIDDYDRVGVSAPTSAGKSFVLAHKIVDLACSNGGDIVYIVPTLSLISQVTRDIKDVIRRNDVKGLNVYQTVSDRLRARGDRSVFVLTQERAQSALLREEAFKNLFLLVVDEVQNVERIANQGDERARVLLDVVRDVDSKFSPQKAVVCGPLLKNIGELSKSLLGEGARTVSENLPPVVNLTYSFTSRRGGKVFLRQHCPIHNAPLEVELPEGAVPKSIFGKQYYKEPLFDLLTQVIEGIGKDAGNLVFSPTTNQARRTACALEARNHDTVSNEPLLTDLRAYIAETVHPNYSLAKTVESRIGYHHGKMPRHVRMAVEDAFSAGALTTVACTTTLLQGVNLPAKNLIVRNPHLFLQRRSDRDNVSLSSYEFSNLRGRTGRLMKDFVGRAIVLDETLFQEQGLELSKDAKKDVNSSYEERFQAQRKSVLDVLLDGEPISRDVDGADLAIYIRQAVLRDGEEGRERLATVGIRLSDLEYTAVRKSLAQLGVARDVCKQFRYWDPFVLDMLYRANAQGRLEELPKSPLSDDFFQSLLRLIQQLEHEAPSRFNRHLGSASGKFLRALAVTARDWASEKPWAELIDWADKGLELNEDSIEQKVQMVLKYVSHELPKLLGPISYMQDPDNPLLSCLEFGAFRPVTRRLIEYGLPRETAVRISMNISSEALLDVDQDVSDERGLRMATKQVASALFQWEQLQISSLLD, encoded by the coding sequence ATGGTGGACGACGGCTATGACCCAGTCGAAGGGACTTTTTCATCTCTAGGCAGTCTCTTTGCTGAAGTCGACGTAGGACGGCGATTGTTGCAGCATGAAGTGCGTGTGGCTGGACGGCAAAATATTACCCTTTCGTCCTTCCAACGTCGATTGTGGAAGGCTATTGATGATTATGATCGTGTAGGGGTGTCTGCGCCGACGTCAGCAGGTAAGTCATTTGTACTCGCTCACAAGATTGTTGATCTAGCTTGTTCAAATGGCGGCGATATCGTGTACATCGTCCCTACCCTTAGTCTGATAAGTCAAGTTACGAGAGATATTAAGGATGTCATTCGTCGTAATGATGTGAAAGGGTTGAATGTATACCAGACGGTATCAGATCGTTTGCGTGCGCGTGGGGATAGGAGCGTTTTCGTACTCACCCAAGAGCGTGCACAGTCGGCTCTTCTCCGAGAAGAAGCATTCAAAAATCTGTTTCTTTTGGTTGTTGATGAGGTGCAGAACGTTGAGCGAATCGCAAATCAAGGTGATGAGCGTGCGCGAGTCTTGCTGGATGTGGTTCGGGATGTTGACAGCAAGTTTTCACCGCAAAAGGCAGTTGTGTGCGGTCCCCTGTTGAAAAACATCGGTGAGCTTTCCAAAAGCCTATTGGGCGAAGGAGCCAGGACAGTGAGCGAAAATCTACCGCCGGTGGTGAACCTGACATATTCGTTTACTTCGAGGCGCGGCGGAAAGGTGTTCTTGCGCCAACACTGTCCAATTCACAATGCTCCCTTGGAGGTTGAACTTCCGGAAGGTGCGGTTCCGAAGAGTATTTTCGGTAAGCAATATTATAAAGAACCGCTTTTTGATCTTTTGACGCAGGTAATAGAAGGGATAGGAAAGGATGCTGGCAACCTCGTGTTTTCTCCGACAACGAATCAAGCTAGACGGACTGCATGCGCTCTGGAGGCACGCAATCATGATACTGTGAGTAATGAACCTCTGTTGACTGATCTGAGAGCATACATTGCAGAGACTGTGCATCCGAATTACAGTTTAGCTAAAACGGTCGAGAGCCGAATCGGCTACCATCACGGGAAGATGCCGAGGCACGTTCGTATGGCAGTGGAAGACGCTTTTTCGGCGGGAGCGTTAACAACGGTGGCGTGCACTACAACACTATTGCAAGGGGTGAACCTGCCAGCAAAAAATTTGATTGTGAGAAACCCGCACTTGTTTCTTCAACGACGTAGCGATCGAGACAATGTGTCTCTAAGTTCTTACGAGTTTTCAAACTTGCGTGGCAGGACAGGGCGCTTGATGAAAGACTTTGTGGGGCGCGCGATTGTCCTAGATGAGACCCTCTTTCAAGAACAGGGCTTAGAGCTATCCAAGGATGCTAAGAAGGATGTGAACAGTAGCTACGAGGAACGCTTTCAAGCGCAACGCAAGAGTGTGTTAGATGTTTTGCTGGACGGCGAACCCATATCACGTGACGTCGACGGTGCTGACTTGGCGATATACATTCGCCAGGCCGTACTTCGTGATGGCGAAGAGGGGAGAGAGCGTCTTGCTACAGTCGGGATCCGACTGAGCGACTTAGAATATACGGCTGTAAGGAAGTCGCTCGCTCAACTTGGTGTTGCTCGGGACGTGTGCAAACAGTTTAGGTATTGGGATCCATTTGTGCTTGACATGTTATACCGAGCTAATGCTCAAGGACGGCTAGAGGAACTTCCGAAGTCGCCACTAAGCGACGACTTTTTTCAGTCCTTGTTGAGGCTCATCCAACAACTGGAGCACGAGGCTCCCTCACGGTTTAACCGTCACCTTGGCAGCGCCTCAGGTAAGTTCTTGAGGGCCCTCGCAGTCACTGCACGCGACTGGGCTTCGGAGAAGCCGTGGGCAGAACTGATTGACTGGGCAGATAAAGGTTTGGAGCTGAATGAAGATTCGATTGAGCAGAAGGTTCAAATGGTTTTGAAATATGTGTCTCATGAACTGCCTAAGTTATTGGGGCCAATATCGTATATGCAGGACCCCGATAATCCCTTGCTGAGTTGCTTGGAATTCGGGGCGTTTCGTCCGGTGACACGCCGGTTAATTGAATACGGCCTCCCCAGAGAGACGGCCGTACGCATTTCGATGAACATATCGAGTGAGGCGCTCTTGGATGTTGACCAAGACGTGAGTGACGAAAGAGGGCTTCGGATGGCCACAAAGCAAGTCGCTAGCGCGCTTTTCCAATGGGAGCAGTTACAGATAAGTTCACTTCTCGATTGA